In Chlorocebus sabaeus isolate Y175 chromosome 11, mChlSab1.0.hap1, whole genome shotgun sequence, one DNA window encodes the following:
- the LYZ gene encoding lysozyme C, translating into MKAVIILGLVLLSVTVQGKIFERCELARTLKRLGLDGYRGISLANWVCLAKWESGYNTQATNYNPGDQSTDYGIFQINSHYWCNNGKTPGAVNACHISCNALLQDNIADAVTCAKRVVRDPQGIRAWVAWRNHCQNRDVSQYVQGCGV; encoded by the exons ATGAAGGCTGTCATTATTCTGGGGCTTGTCCTCCTTTCTGTCACGGTCCAGGGCAAGATCTTTGAAAGGTGTGAGTTGGCCAGAACTCTGAAAAGATTGGGACTGGATGGCTACAGGGGAATCAGCCTAGCAAACT GGGTGTGCTTGGCCAAATGGGAGAGTGGTTATAACACACAAGCTACAAACTACAATCCTGGAGACCAAAGCACTGATTATGGGATATTTCAGATCAATAGCCACTACTGGTGTAATAATGGCAAAACCCCAGGAGCAGTTAATGCCTGTCATATATCCTGCAATG CTTTGCTGCAAGATAACATCGCTGATGCTGTAACTTGTGCAAAGAGGGTTGTCCGTGATCCACAAGGCATTAGAGCATG GGTGGCATGGAGAAATCACTGTCAAAACAGAGATGTCAGTCAGTATGTTCAAGGTTGTGGAGTGTAA